tcgaaaaactgtgacgcactgaaaaatgatcatgagaacaagaatatccTGGCATCTCACACAGATCCAACAACAGCATCAAGGAATCTTCAATCAAACCTAAATAGAATTCAGCAATGGATGAAAGTATGGCGCATCAAATCTAATGGAACTAAATCATTACATGTAACATTCACGCTACGCAGAGAAACATGCCCCCCTGTATATATTGATAATTGTCTAATTCCTCAATCCGAGGACGCCAAATATCTTGGCATGCACTTGGACCGCCGccttacttggaaaaaacatatttttacaaaacgaaaacagcttggacttaaattgagaaatatgtattggctcattggacgcaattccaaactatctctggataacaaaattttactctacAAGTCCATCCTCAAGCCCATATCAATACAAACATCTTACAGAGATTTCAAAACAAGGTGCTGCGTTCCATAGTCAGTGCGCCATACTACGTATCCAACGAGGTGATTCAACACGACATCCCCCTAGAATCCGTGAAAGAAGCCATACAACGTTTTAGTGTTAAATACTTTGAACGAGTGTTAGTGCATCCTAATGCGTTTGCCAGACAATTAAATGTGCGGGACGTCTTTGAAGTGCGTAGACTAAAACGGCAACTGCCGTCCGACTTAACCAACTGAATGTAATCAAAAGTGTATTCAgactgataaaattttagttttagacttgtaaagaggttactcactggagtaactctctacatgtctgtattttttaccataacaaatgcttaatgcccaatgggcagattgttgtactcaatggagttaataaaaaaaaaaatcacaacagaacataatttaaaacatgtatcaaatattaaaaagttttgtttggctttcgttAGGCCcctaaaaatgattaaaaattcaaattaaaacaggtggtccaaaaggcgtcgtgacgtcattcgtttaaattatgtttacattcttccaaaaaagtaaacaaaatttaaaattagacattataaacgtcagtagaaaatacaatgtaacctcacaagtgtttttgatcgtttgaactattttaaatgtcatttaatagtgtcagtgtcaaaacgaatgccaaacctaatagggaacttgcacatttttttattgcataataatattcagtttcctttaaaaataagatttccaaaatttcacgccttaaaacctcataataacagaagtacaaatttaaaatcaataatttttttttgttttttggtctTGGGTTTAGtcaatttaaaatagttcaaaagaTCATTCACTTGTgaggttacataactgtattttctactgacgtttataatgtctaattttaaattctgtttacttttttggaagaatgtaaaaataatttaaacgaatgacgtcacgatgcgttttggaccacctgttttaatttgaatttttaatcatctttaggggccaaacgaaagccaaacaaaactttttaatctttgatacatgttttaaattatgttctgttgtgatttataacattttttttgaatttaaaattttatgcaagttccctattcaacCAACTTGAATAGCAGAGTCTTAGGTTCCTCTTGGCACCCTCAATAAGATTACTTTACCATTTCTATTCCAAACCCTCCAACTACTATCGATATTTACAGAAAAACAAATGAATTTTCATCACTTGCCAAAGCCTATTTGATTTGATCCCATAGGACTCTTGGACTCATTCACCGTCACTGAAAAGATCTTTAtccaaaaattaaatttcaatGCCTCCAAAAATTAAATTGGACCTCTGTTTCTGTTAGCTTGTATTTTGGCTCTTTATTCCAAAATACTTTTGGTCTACCGATCACCAACTGCTCTTGCTACATGACCTGCCCAGTTCTATTTTAGTGTTGTTTTCTTGCTCACATATCATTGCCACTTGCCCTATTGTCTTATATATCCATAGGATGTTATTTATTAGCCATTGAGACGTACTGTGTTGTGGATGAGAACTTCCCCACTCAATCTGTTTTGCATGGAGTTCCAGTTAGTCTAACTAAATCCTTCCCCGCTCGGTCTTAGATCTACAGAATTTGCCCTTTCTAGGGGTGTAATTGACATTCGCAGGCGAGTTAGATTAGATTATGTGAGGTAATTAAGGCTATGCAGCCTCTCTGCACTTCGACATATAGAGATGTTTTGTGCATACATTAATCTAGTTAAATTATAGGATGCCAATATTTCTGATGAAGTTGATTAGCATCCTAGGTGACTTGTTTCCTATCTCTGAGGGCGCTAGAGTGACCTCTTCTAGGAATTTTAGTCGTTTGCAAAACAGTGCTACGTAGTTGCTTAGTATATATTCTGCCGCTTCTTTTTCGTTGTCACAGAAACGACAGTTCTCACTATCTGATTTACCTATTTTTTTGAGATGGTATCTCAGAGGGCAGTGACCAGTGAGAAGGCCAGTGaccatttttatatctttttacCCATTTCGAGAAAGCGGTTTGTTGCAGAAGACGACACTTTTATGAGCCTTTTTGCTTGCCTTTGTCCTGGTGTGTTAGACCAGTATAGTTGTAGTTGATTGAGTTCCCAGGCCCGGAGTTCCTCTCTCATGTGGCTTTTCGATAGCCAACAGAAGGGTTCTGGACCTTGGAATGAGGTATTAGCCCTTTCTTTTAAGAGGCTATCAGCTTTCTCATTTCCTGCAATTCCCTCGCAGACGAGTTAGTTAGTGATATATTATAAAAgtatacttaaattatatttatgcagtTTTCATTTTAGAAGGAATTCGAAAGTTAATGTTCACCCTTATGCActtaaatattttcattaaatgtTTCAGGCAATGAAGATTCAGGAAGCGAACACAATTCCATGTACGCCATATTCAATGTATCGATAGTACTAACCGAAAACGGTTTGAAACAGATATATAGCGTCATCGAAGCAGTATTCTCCTACATTAATATGCTCAGGAATGTTGGTCCCCAGAGAAGAATTTTCGACGAACAAAAATTAATAGCAGATACTACTTTTAGATTTGCAGCAGAGTTAACTCCGGTTGATAATGTAGAAAATTTGTGTGAAGCTATGCAATTTTATCCGCCAGAGGATTATTTGGCTGGATCTGAACTATTCTATGAATACGATCCGAAGGCTATTACAATGGTCGTGGATTCTTTAGTGCccaaaaaagttaatattatgGTTACCACTAAAGATCTGCCAGATGGTTTAGTGTTTGATAAAACTGAAAAATGGTTTAAGGCTGAATATACCGCAATAGACATTCCTAAAGATCTTATAACACAATGGGAAACTGTTAAACCTTACTCAGAACTGAACATTCCTCCCGTCAATCCATATTTGTCGACCAATTTCTCCATATTACCGAAATCACCCAAACATCCTGACTATCCTCAGAAAATCATGGATACTCCTAAGGTAGAGATGTGGTATAGAAAGGACGagaagttcaaactgccaatggCATActatcatttttatttaatcaatccAAGTTCCGTAGAGTCTGCCAAAAGTCTAGCTTTAACAGAAATGTTTATGAATCTCTTAGCTTTTGCTATAGGAGAAGAAGTATATCCAGCAAATATGGCTAATATACAACACCAATTCACCTGTGAGGAAAAAGGCATTGTGATAAAAATAGGCGGTTTCAATGAGAAAATTCCGAATTTAATCGAGGTCATAGCAAAATACGTCAAAAATCTACAAAACTATATTAACGAGTGCATGTTCCAAGTAGTCAAAGAAACGATGTTAAAATCCTATTTCAATAAAATACTCAAACCGTCTACTCTGGCAAAAGATACTCGCCTGAAGTTGCTTATTGGACATTATTTTGCTCCAGTCGATAAATATTGTGAACTACTCGATATCACTTATTCTGATATGCAAGCATTTATTAATAAGTACATTAAAAATTTCTACGTCAAAGCTCTAGTTCAAGGAAACGTTTTGCCAGAAGTTGCTTCTGACACTATTAAGACATTTGTTAACACCTTAAACTACGATCCACTTCCCCAAGACCAGTATCCAGCTCTTGTTGTAGCTCAAATACCTTTAGGAGAGAAATGTTTGAAGGTCGAATCATTCAATAAACGTGACACCAACTCTATCACTGCCAACTATTACCAAGTAGGTCCGTATTCGCTGAAAGACAGTGTGATGATAGACATAATAATGTtcataattgaagaacctttgtTCGACATACTAAGAACAAAGGAACAACTAGGTTACCATGTTTACTGTGCCTTAAGGGACACTTATGGTGTTTTGGGCTATTCCATCACCGTTAATTCCCAAGCTAACAAATTTACAACTAAACATCTCGACAACAGAATAGAGGAGTTTTTGAAACACACCGAGACAATTATAGAAAAGAGTTCAGGGAAAGAATACGAAGAAATGAAACAAGGATTAATCGAAACTAAGGAAATAGTTGATTCTCATTTAAAAGAAGAAGTAGATCGAAACTGGTCGGAGATCATAAACGACGAATACATGTTTGACCGGTCTAAGCAAGAAATCGAGGAGATTAAGCAGGTACTTCATGAAGATGTGAAGAACTGGTGGAATAGGCATAACTATTTTGGTACAAAGGGCAACTTTAGAAAAATCAGCGTTCAAGTGGTCGGCCACGTTCCGGATGATGCTTCTAAAGGAGAACCCGCCGAACCGAGCTTCACCAAGAAAGTTCAGTTAAAAATTTTAGATTTAGATAACGAAATAGTTGAGGCAAAAAGTCCTGATTATTTTGTTAGCGAAATCGATCAATTTAGATCAAAATTACAGTCATACCCTGCAAGACTCAAAAAATGAAAACTTACCTAGATATTtcgaaaagaaaatttttatacaGCTGTTTactatttattgtttataaataaagtctagcaacaatattttttgtttttctattcctaaatataaaaatatatgcaTAACGGCGAAGAAATCAGAGTTAAAGCATAGATAATTTTACGCTAGCTGCCTGCCTCTCAAACATTAGCGTGCCGATCAATGACCTTCGACTAGAGATTGCAATCGCTGGATCCAGCGCTTTTTTTACATGCTTgatccagcagcgcggatccgcaaacgtgtcaaattcgaaCTAAGTTAATTAATGTCTTtattagcctctttattcaaagccgtgagtcggcaacttgccattctatCGCGCTAGCAGTAGCTCGGTGTGCTGGAAAGTTTCTACAGCCTAAAAGTTTACATCGACAAAGCGTTAATAgacattgattctgcgataaaattctctgctggcgggtggtcaataatcaatgagttgATCGCCACATTTTAACCGGTGAAACTGGCTGTAGAAGCTATCGCCACATTTTAACCGGTGAAActggctgtagaagctctttgcaTAAGAGAGTTCACTTTGATAACGGCGGACATAACCATGAGATTTGTCTTAGATaaactaaatagccaggactctagcCTTAGTGCCGATCTATCGGAAGCATTGCGGAACAGCGCCTCTCTGAAGTTACAGGTACATTAGTGCAGCAGTTCTCAATTTGTGGTACATGTActactggtggtacatatcattatttgaggtggtacacaaaacacaacaaCATGAACAGTCAAGATCAGCACCACTATTGTAGTTAATTAGTTCACCGAGCTAGATAGGTATTTGACTTACGTGGTACCAAAGATAATAAAAAGTagttggtggtacatgactcaaaaatattgagaattACTGCATTAGTGTATGTActtacaaaatcaaaaaaagtatgacgagaaggactaaacaatcctggttatttTCCCATACCGAAAAAAATTTaatgcgacaagagatgaaaaatttgttgagcCATGTACATAAACAAGTGATtgtggaaccagtgcaagagGACATCATGGAAGAAGATGGGCCAACTAATCCGGAGGCCGTGAATTTTACTTTAGAACAAGAACTTGAGGTTGAATTGAATCGAGAAAacttttataaccaaaaaaaCTGGAAAAGGAAATGAGTTTAGGAGATCGCAAGAGTGAAAGGCCATGAAATCATTTGTCCATGGTCCACGACTATTTGATGATCTTAAAACCGACCAGCGTAGAGGCCGAAAGGACCTTCTCCCCAACCGGCTATATGTGCCGTTCTGTGCGAAGTAGGTTAGGCCTATGTTTTTAAGGTCTCGCTtccaaaaaactaaataattcatgttttctttgtttagaaatttagaatATAGACAGAAAAACgataaaatcgtgtttttattttgattccatattttgctggattcaggccaatcttgcaaaaatccagctatATTGCAATTCCTACCTTCGACCTTCTAGAACATAGGAGTAAAGCAAGTGTTAACcgagtaggggaggaaagtatgctaaatttgaagtcactcgagcgttatcgGGACCTATTgggtgaagattaggtcctaaaaccaaaaaaaagttaagtaaagttttcctaTTTagtgggactttccattttttaatttaattttccatttccaacaataatttttccgattatagcgccattcatccataattagaaaaaatgtctcgaataaaagtttcttatctttacgtaaggaatccaaatctgcaataaaaaatgggggctcttaCTTAAgtttttaaagtaacccctcactCCACCCCTGTTAGTTAGTTAGTTATCTTTATTccaaaaaatcacaaatttacaataaatataattttaacaaaaatatttgtacaagaaCAATCTGTGATTTTAGCCTAAGCGTTGGAACCGTCTagatcattaaaatttattaaaaagaattcATCCAGACTATAAAAAACATATTGACctaagaattttttaattttttttttaacttacatattgaAAGTGCTTTAATCCCAGTGGGCAAATAGTTGTATACTTTAATACCGGAGTACAATGGACCATTTCGAGTACGTCTATAATTATAATTGGGAAGAATTATATCTTGCCTGCGTGTATTGTGACTATGTATATCAGAAGGTTTTAACAATTCATGTCGTTTTCTATGTATAAGTCGAGacatcttataaatataaatattaatgagCGTCATTATTCCATGATCTTTGAAGAGAGGTCTACATGAAGTTCTATTTGTTAAGTTAAATAGTGCTCGAATTGCTCGTTTTTCAGCCACAAATGTGGATTCTGCTGTGCTAGCCGCGCCCCAAAATTCCACACCATATTGCATAATACTTTGAAATTGAgcaaaataaactatttttgccacacaaaaatttgtattttgtcTAATTGCTCTTATGGCATATGTAGCTCTGCTGAGGGTTTTATTAAGTTCAGTTATGTGGTAACTCCAATCAAGTTTGCTGTCTATGTTTATGCCTAAAAATTTAATTGTATGACAAGAAGTAATGCTTTCTTGATCTACTTTAATAACAACATCTTCCACATTTTGATACAAATTAAAACGGATACTTTGTGTTTTACTAATATTCAGAACCAATTTATTGGCGAGAAACCAGTCTGATATCTCTTCAACTGTAGTAGCGGCACAGGATGTTAATGTATCAGAACTATCGCCTTTAATTACTATACTCGTATCATCTGCAAAAAGTGAAAATGGTATTCGGGAAACTAGCTACCAAGTCATTGATATAGATAAGAAACAGTGTTGGTCCTAAAACAGACCCTTGTGGAACTCCACACTGAACTTCTGCGAAATTTGAATAGGATGCTTCACAGCTACTATCAGAATTATTTATTCTAACACACATTTTTCTGTGTGATAGGTATGTCTGAAACCATTTATGTGGTGTACCTCTAATGCCGTAGTAGTAGATCTTGTCCAGTAGTATTTGATGGTCTACGCAATCGAATGCTTTCGATAAATCACAGAAAATACCAAGAGGATGGTATTTTGCTTCCAAGATTTTATGCACATTTTCGATTAGAGAAAATGCTGCATCTGTAGTACTCATATCAGATATAAAGCCATATTGAGAAGTTGTtagaattttatgtttatttaaaaaaagaagtaaTTGTTTATTTACGCACCATTCTAGTAGTTTTGAAAGGGACGGTAATAGAGACACTCCGCGATAGTTCTCTATATTACacctatcaccttttttatgtacagGAATAACTAccgattttttaaaacatttaggaAATATTCCGTTTTCAAGAgacaaattaaaaagaaaaactaaaggcctACAAAGGGTATCAATATTTTCTTTTACAAGGGTAATTGGAATTTTGTCAAGCCCCGCGGATTTCTTTGGTTTTTGTGACAAAATGCACTCCCTGACATCAGTTTCTATTAAAGGTCCAAAAAACAATGAAATACATTATTTGCCGGTAAACTTTGCAAATAGTTATCACTAGATTTTTTACTTTTGATATTAGGAATAATACTTGATGCAATGTGTTGAAAATAAGATTTAAATTCTTCTCCAACTTCAGTTGGATTTGTGATATCAATAtcatcttttttaataaatatatatttcttAGCTGTTATGTTTCTTTTGTTAAAATGTGAAATTAAATCCCATGTCGCTTTAGATTTATTATTTGAGGAGTTGATTATACCGTGAAAGTACCTATTTTTtgcctctttaattatttgttgtaaccatcgacaatacgttttaatgtagttttttatggtatgtatgtatgtatgtatgtagatAGGGGTGATAGGTACACTGCGACCCGTAGGATCTATTGTGTCCCCCTTGCTTGCCATGAGTCTGATGTTTTCTCAGACCTATAGCAGCTCTTCCAGTCCTATTTTCCTAAGAAAGATTAGGACATCGTCGGGCTTCAATTCAGGCAGGTTCTCCTCTTCTATTTCATGTGCCCCTAGGTATCTGGCCCTGGAGTTCTGCAATGCAGGACATTCTGAGAGTATGTGTATTGAGGTTTCGTCCTCTTCCTCACAAAATCTGCATTTTGCTTCATCTACCAATCCTAGCTTCTTCATGTGACTTCTTAACCGGCAATGCCCGGTCATTATTCCCGTCAAAATCCGGATCTTCTTTTTACTGAGGTTGAGAAAGCTAAGAGATCTATTCTGGTTATAATTTCCCAGAATTGTCTTGGCTTGTCTCAATCCTTCCAACTGATTCCAGTACTTGGACTTTTCCCTCTCCAATTCTCCTCTTAGTTCTCCTAAGATTGCGCTACTGCTGATCCCACATGATGGTTCTGGTCCCAGATATGGGGTTTCGGCTCCTTTTTTCGCCAGCTGATCTGCTGTTTCGTTCCCTCCAATTCCTATGTGTCCTGGGACCCATAGGAGGGTGACAAGGTTCTTCTGGCCTAGTTCATTTAGCTTTCCTAGGCACTCCCAAACCATCTTAGAACTGATTATATGTGAGCTCAGTGCTTTGATGGCTGCTTGACTATCCGACATGATTACAATCTCTTGTCTGCGATAGTTTCTTCCAATGTTAAATTCCACACATCTTTCGATGGCACGGATTTCTGCTTGAAAGATGCTTGGGTATGTGCCCAAGCTTTCTGAGTGTTTGGCTCTCGGTCCAAAGACTCCTATTCCAGTTCCCTCTTCCAGTTTGGAGCCATCCGTATACCACTTTATGGCATTTGTACACAAGTACCACAGCCATCCGTATACCACAAGTTCTGTATGGTATCTTCGTCCCATTCAGATTTATTGCTCAGCTTAGTGATGAATTTTCTCACAAAGTTGAATTTCTTCGGCATATCATCTTGGGGCATTTCCCAAGTTTGATCAAATTGAAGTGATCGAGGTTTTTCTCTGATGATTCCTTCTCTGATCATCCTGTATATTGTTTTCTTCCTTACATTTTCTAACTGAATGTGCAGTGGGGTCAAGTTTAAAATCACCTCCATTGCAGCTGTGGGGCAGGTTCCCATTGCTCCAGTGATACATGCACAGGCTAGTCTCTGAATCTTCGAAAGCTTTTTCTTTGTCGTATTCAGATTAGCTCTTGTGCCCCAAGCTACTGCCCCATAAGTGATTAGTGGTCTCACTATTGCTGTGTACATCCATTGCAGAATACGTGGGTTACATCCCCAGTTTTTCCCTGCAATGTTCTTACACACCATGAGGGCCTTGGTGGCTTTGTGTATTACTTCCTCTTCGTGTTTATTCCAGAGTTACTTGCTATCTAGGATCAGCCCTAGATATTTGACCTCTGTTTTCCATTCGACGATATCCTCCCCTATTTTTATGGTTTTTAAATTCGGGTTCTTTTTCCTTGTAAAGGCTACTAGTGTGGTTTTAGTGGGGTTGATGTTAAGTCCCAACGAGTCACACCATTGGTTTGCAATATTCAGTCCTCTTTGAACTATGTCGCAGAGGATATTTTCGTACTTTCCTTTTGCAAGGATGACCATGTCGTCGGAATATCCTTGACATGGTATGCCTTCCCTGGTCAATTGACAGAGTAGGCTGTCCACAGTGAGACTCCACATGAGTGGGGACGCAACTCCCCCCTGCGGACAGCCTCTGGTCACATTAATGAAGATAGTGTCTTGTCCTGGCTTCATGTGGCGTGTTGTCAAAAGCCCCTTCTATATCTAGAAAGGCACATACCACGGTCTCTTTCTTATTCAGAGCATCTTGGATTTCATCAGTCAATTGTGTCAAGGCGGCTTCCGTGGATTTTCCCGCTTGATACGCATGTTGACGGGGGTGCAATGGCACCTGTTCCAAGATTTCTGTTCTAATGTAGTTGTCTACAGCTTTTTCCATCGTTTTGAGAATAAACGATGTGAGGCTGATCGGTCTAAGGGATTTAGGGTGCGTAGTATCCCGTTTCCCTACTTTTGGGATGAAGGTGACTTTGGCCCTTCTCCATGCTTCTGGTATGTATCCCAGTTCAAGACTGCTccgactgattcggaccatatgaGGAATGATTGCCTCTTGGCCCTGTTGAAGTAGGGCAGGAAATATTCCATCCGTTCCAGGTGTTTTGAACGGCTGAAAGGTGTTCATAGCCCATTTCAGCCGTTCTTCACTGCAGATGTGTTTTGCCATTGCAGTGTCTTCCCTGGTAGGTCTTCTGATTTGCTCACTCTTTTTTCCTGAAGTGATTGCTCCTCCAGGAAAGTGAGTTTCTAACAAGAGCAAAGCTCGTTCTTTCTCGCTTTCTGTGAAGCTTCCGTCTGGCTTCCGTAGTGCCATTGCTGTATCTACTCTTCCCTTTGCCAAGACCTTGTGTAGCCTTGCTGCAGAGGGAGTAGTGTCTATTTCTTCGCAGaattttctgaagctatttcttttagCCTTTCTAATCTCTTTATTGTATAATGTGAGTTTCTCGGTGTATCTCTGCCAATCTCCGTTACGTTTGGCTCTGTTGAAGAGCTGTCGCGTCTCGGATCTTAGGTTTGACAGATGTTCGTTCCACCATATTGCATCTTTTGATTTTCTGGTCCTCTGAAGAGGACAACTTGATTCATAGGCGTCGAGTATTACCTCGTTAAGTTCTATGACATCATTTTCTAATGCCAGGTGGTTTCTGGCATTTCCTTTAGTACGAAGACTTACAAGATTTCTCCTCAGGTTAGAGTTGTATTCATCCCAGTTTGTTTTCCTGGGGTTTCTCCTGAGTTTTGGCTCAGGAGGACTACAATCTAACCTGAACATAATTATTCTATGATCAGAGAGGGATGGTTCGTTCGATACTCTCCAATCCCTCACCCGATCTGATAGATTCGGTGTGCTTACAGTTATATCTAGCACTTCTTTTCTTGTTTTAGTTACAAAAGTAGGGGTATTCCCTATATTGTGTATGACAAGATTCTTACTAAGAATAAATTCTAAAATTTTCTCACCTCTTTCATTGGTGTCTGTGCTCCCCCATACGGTATTGTGACCATTAGCGTCACATCCTAGGAGAAGCGGTAGTTTCTTCTGCTCACAGTACTCTACTAGTCTTTGCAGTTCTGGAGGCGGTGCAGTCCCGTCTCCTGCAAAGTAGCATGAGACTATCATAACTTCTTGACGCCCTTTTCCGAACTCAAGGTTTGCTCGAATCGGAACAAGGTCTCTCGTCATGAATTCTGAAACACAAAAGTGATTAATACTGCTACTTACCAAGATGCATGCTCTGGGTTTGTCAACATTACTTACTTTGTATATCAGCTTAGCTTCTCTGCTTGTGAGTCCTCTCACCTGACCGTCACGAACCCATGGTTCCTGAATCAGTACAAATCCCAATTGGTTTCTGATAAACGTCCTTAGGATGACCGCCGATGATCCCTTGGCGTGATGGGCGTTTATCTGAGCAATATTAATTCCCATTTTTTTTTCCTCCTCCCTTTTCCCTTTTTCCTGCCCTATTTATTTGGTTATTTGAGGTGAGGTTTCTTTCTCACCTTCTTCCCCCCCGACAAGTGTTTTGTCCTTGTCTTCTTCAACGTTAGTTGCTTCGGCTGTCTCCATGTCCTCCGAGTCCCGATATAGATCGGTGCTGTGGTGGTCTCCGACGCTCTCGGCA
The window above is part of the Diabrotica virgifera virgifera chromosome 2, PGI_DIABVI_V3a genome. Proteins encoded here:
- the LOC114349482 gene encoding nardilysin, with protein sequence MKLFKYILQNPLIRSVSATHITSTTSILRRTAMATPQFEILPSPIQGESDEKEYRVIKLKNNLVACLISDKAPIPKEEMEMEDSESESDNKLSESESDSEGSDSSSEAGETTSTPDQKMAAAALCIGVGSFSDPKEVPGMAHFLEHMVFMGSEKFPAENDFDSFIKKCGGTDNASTDMETTCYYFECLEKKLHEALDKFAQFFISPLMKKGAMTREREAIESEFQMALPSDPHRKEQLLLQLAKPESPVNAFGWGNLKTLRDDIDDDKLYEGVHAFRKRHYSAHRMTLAIQARLPLDTLQEYVVGCFSNVPNSHLDKDDFSAFKEGVFDTPEFSRIYYIKPLQQVIKLDLNWSLPSLKHMYKSKPMGYVSCLIGDEGKGSLLSYLKSKSWATSMQAGNEDSGSEHNSMYAIFNVSIVLTENGLKQIYSVIEAVFSYINMLRNVGPQRRIFDEQKLIADTTFRFAAELTPVDNVENLCEAMQFYPPEDYLAGSELFYEYDPKAITMVVDSLVPKKVNIMVTTKDLPDGLVFDKTEKWFKAEYTAIDIPKDLITQWETVKPYSELNIPPVNPYLSTNFSILPKSPKHPDYPQKIMDTPKVEMWYRKDEKFKLPMAYYHFYLINPSSVESAKSLALTEMFMNLLAFAIGEEVYPANMANIQHQFTCEEKGIVIKIGGFNEKIPNLIEVIAKYVKNLQNYINECMFQVVKETMLKSYFNKILKPSTLAKDTRLKLLIGHYFAPVDKYCELLDITYSDMQAFINKYIKNFYVKALVQGNVLPEVASDTIKTFVNTLNYDPLPQDQYPALVVAQIPLGEKCLKVESFNKRDTNSITANYYQVGPYSLKDSVMIDIIMFIIEEPLFDILRTKEQLGYHVYCALRDTYGVLGYSITVNSQANKFTTKHLDNRIEEFLKHTETIIEKSSGKEYEEMKQGLIETKEIVDSHLKEEVDRNWSEIINDEYMFDRSKQEIEEIKQVLHEDVKNWWNRHNYFGTKGNFRKISVQVVGHVPDDASKGEPAEPSFTKKVQLKILDLDNEIVEAKSPDYFVSEIDQFRSKLQSYPARLKK